One genomic segment of Panulirus ornatus isolate Po-2019 chromosome 3, ASM3632096v1, whole genome shotgun sequence includes these proteins:
- the LOC139763137 gene encoding uncharacterized protein, translating into MLSENIEITEMSAYDNMCVLADSSVVARVCSRNVTTSTQRNKAFLWKTVDWARLCLLLLLVVSPVSAVPVRSRSTKQFLETAAAAAAAAAAAAAAAASAASSANPSETVVNTLQWELTQQVLERLRQEAYQQELSRSSSSRFNMEDGTDNVGSSRARREAAHWSQPCTNLIHDSSHTPQSLSSYILQAVAKAKSYLDTFKSEYAQKVRSTDWADVVENYTKGTTMPFLITKSVPEDNNFDSQLQNAYEQMQRLAVGIEQVTLDQALYRGMFLQEFRSIESHIVKILCQLHYAMVHQELTPSVPVTKEIMSEEYRNSEGEAGRQMRDTVIFRDYYAALERLIQMFTQFEKPSSP; encoded by the exons ATGTTGAGTGAGAATATAGAAATAACAGAAATGAGTGCCTATGACAATATGTGCGTGCTGGCGGACTCCTCCGTGGTAGCGCGCGTTTGTTCCAGAAATGTGACTACCTCAACTCAAAGAAACAAGGCCTTCTTATGGAAAACAGTCG ACTGGGCCCGCCTGTGTCTCCTGCTGCTCCTAGTGGTCAGCCCCGTCTCAGCAGTCCCCGTCAGAAGCAGAAGCACCAAGCAGTTCTTAGAaacagcggcagcggcggcggcagcagcagcggcagcagcagcggcggcggcttcAGCGGCGTCGTCAGCGAACCCATCCGAAACAGTCGTGAACACCTTACAGTGGGAGTTGACCCAACAGGTGCTGGAGAGGCTGCGGCAGGAGGCGTACCAGCAGGAGctgagcaggagcagcagcagcaggtttaACATGGAGGACGGCACCGACAATGTGGGCAGCAGCCGGGCCCGGCGCGAGGCAGCCCACTGGTCCCAGCCATGCACCAACCTCATCCACgactcctcccacaccccacagtccCTCAGTAGCTACATCCTGCAGGCCGTCGCTAAGGCCAAGAGCTACCTGGACACCTTCAAATCtgaatat GCGCAGAAGGTGCGCAGCACGGACTGGGCCGACGTGGTCGAGAACTATACTAAAGGCACGACGATGCCCTTCCTGATCACTAAGAGCGTCCCTGAGGACAACAACTTCGACTCGCAGCTGCAGAACGCGTACGAGCAGATGCAGCGCCTGGCAGTGGGGATCGAACAGGTGACCCTAGACCAGGCGCTGTACCGCGGGATGTTCCTGCAGGAGTTCCGCAGCATAGAGAGCCACATAGTGAAGATCCTCTGTCAGCTCCACTACGCCATGGTGCACCAGGAGCTGACACCCTCCGTCCCCGTCACCAAGGAGATCATGAGCGAGGAGTACAGGAACTCCGAGGGCGAGGCGGGCAGACAGATGCGAGACACGGTCATCTTTCGAGACTACTACGCCGCCCTCGAGCGCTTGATACAGATGTTCACCCAGTTCGAGAAGCCCTCCAGCCCctaa